A window of the Streptomyces griseochromogenes genome harbors these coding sequences:
- a CDS encoding aminotransferase class I/II-fold pyridoxal phosphate-dependent enzyme: MLGEYPIQGSGAAEIAASVERAVGAGELAPGQPLPPMRELAVRLGVNANTVAAAYRTLRERGVIETAGRRGSRVRPKPATTGREEIRVDVPEGVRDVADGNPDPALLPRLAEAFAAAAAQSDREPVLYGHDPVEPELARLVRAALDADGVPDGPIAVASGSLDAVERVLMAHLKPGDQVAVEDPGWGSLLDLVPALGLRTVPVGVDDEGPRTDDVRRALESGARAVIVTDRAQNPTGAAVGAARARALRSVLREHPETLLIEDDHGHGIVDVPLHPLAGATRHWVFVRSVAKAWGPDLRLSVFTGDAVTVDRVRGRQRLGPGWVSRLVQRAAVRLWRDGAVDTREVAASYGARRDALVRALAEHGVAAHGRSGMNVWVPVPDETGAVARLLHAGWAVAPGARFRLNTPPGIRITVSTLTAQETGPLAEAVAKAVGPAPSRTYV, from the coding sequence GTGCTAGGAGAGTATCCGATCCAGGGAAGTGGCGCAGCGGAGATTGCGGCCAGCGTCGAGCGAGCCGTCGGTGCCGGGGAGCTGGCTCCCGGCCAACCGCTGCCTCCCATGCGGGAGTTGGCGGTCCGGCTCGGGGTGAACGCGAACACGGTCGCGGCCGCCTATCGCACCCTGCGCGAGCGCGGGGTGATCGAGACGGCCGGACGCCGGGGCAGCCGGGTGCGGCCCAAGCCGGCCACGACGGGCCGCGAGGAGATCCGGGTGGACGTGCCGGAGGGCGTGCGGGACGTGGCCGACGGCAACCCGGACCCCGCGCTGCTGCCGCGCCTGGCCGAGGCGTTCGCGGCGGCCGCCGCGCAGAGCGACCGGGAACCGGTGCTGTACGGGCACGACCCCGTGGAACCGGAGCTGGCCCGTCTCGTCCGCGCCGCCCTGGACGCCGACGGAGTACCGGACGGCCCCATCGCCGTGGCCTCGGGCTCCCTGGACGCCGTCGAGCGGGTCCTCATGGCCCATCTCAAGCCGGGCGACCAGGTGGCGGTGGAGGACCCGGGCTGGGGCAGCCTGCTGGACCTTGTCCCGGCGCTCGGGCTGCGCACGGTTCCCGTCGGCGTCGACGACGAAGGGCCGCGCACCGACGACGTCCGCCGCGCGCTGGAGTCCGGGGCGCGTGCCGTGATCGTCACGGACCGGGCGCAGAACCCGACCGGTGCCGCGGTCGGCGCCGCGCGCGCACGTGCGCTGCGGTCCGTGCTCCGGGAGCATCCCGAGACGCTGCTGATCGAGGACGACCACGGCCACGGCATCGTCGATGTGCCGCTGCACCCCCTCGCCGGTGCCACCCGCCACTGGGTCTTCGTGCGCTCGGTCGCCAAGGCCTGGGGCCCCGACCTGCGGCTGTCGGTGTTCACCGGGGACGCCGTCACCGTCGACCGGGTGCGGGGGCGCCAGCGCCTGGGCCCCGGGTGGGTGAGCCGGCTCGTCCAGCGGGCCGCCGTACGGCTGTGGCGTGACGGTGCCGTGGACACCCGCGAGGTGGCGGCCTCGTACGGCGCCCGCCGGGACGCCCTGGTCAGGGCGCTCGCCGAGCACGGGGTGGCGGCGCACGGACGCAGCGGCATGAACGTCTGGGTGCCGGTCCCCGACGAGACGGGCGCGGTGGCCCGCCTGCTGCACGCGGGCTGGGCGGTCGCTCCGGGGGCCCGCTTCCGTCTGAACACTCCGCCCGGGATCCGCATCACGGTATCGACGCTGACGGCGCAAGAGACCGGCCCCCTGGCGGAGGCGGTGGCGAAGGCGGTGGGCCCGGCACCGTCCAGAACCTATGTGTAG
- a CDS encoding PadR family transcriptional regulator: MRAHGFERGHREDGPGRRGGGGFGGFGGFEGRRAAFGPFGPGGPGFGPGGPGFGPGPWGPRGRGGPRGRARRGDVRASILALLKDRPMHGYEMIQEIAERSGGAWKPSPGSVYPTLQLLEDEGLITSESEGGKKLFSLTGSGRSAAEEGPDAPWEEATRGVDWEALGEIRQAGFGLMEAFGQVWKTGTKEQREKALAVINEARKKLYLILADEH; the protein is encoded by the coding sequence ATGCGCGCCCACGGATTCGAGCGTGGACATCGTGAGGACGGCCCGGGCCGGCGCGGCGGGGGCGGCTTCGGTGGTTTCGGCGGTTTCGAGGGGCGGCGGGCCGCCTTCGGGCCCTTCGGCCCGGGCGGCCCCGGATTCGGGCCCGGCGGCCCCGGTTTCGGCCCCGGACCCTGGGGGCCCCGAGGGCGTGGAGGTCCGAGGGGGCGGGCGCGGCGCGGTGATGTACGCGCCTCGATCCTGGCCCTGCTCAAGGACCGGCCGATGCACGGTTACGAGATGATCCAGGAGATCGCCGAGCGCAGCGGTGGCGCGTGGAAGCCCAGCCCGGGCTCCGTCTACCCCACCCTGCAGCTACTGGAGGACGAGGGCCTGATCACCAGTGAGAGCGAGGGCGGCAAGAAGCTGTTCTCCCTTACCGGGAGCGGCCGCAGCGCCGCCGAGGAAGGGCCGGACGCTCCTTGGGAGGAGGCGACGCGCGGTGTCGACTGGGAGGCGCTGGGCGAGATCCGCCAGGCCGGCTTCGGTCTGATGGAGGCCTTCGGACAGGTCTGGAAGACCGGTACGAAGGAGCAGCGTGAGAAGGCGCTGGCCGTCATCAACGAGGCCCGCAAGAAGCTGTACCTCATCCTGGCCGACGAGCACTGA
- a CDS encoding Clp protease N-terminal domain-containing protein — protein MTRQPAHDQGGPRPYDAAGLGAELAAVVAGARRRAVRDGDRQIDTAHLLHSLLESDPEVRAAVGDTAQLARLLGYLVQRSIGYGLRWQSTVEDSGAIAVVPDPALYGGEPKDAGAWSPAAAAAMEDARRRAQERGETLARGTDLLAALVVDPGSRAVEVLERAGVPAHVLRTRIEAGAGEHADDGAAC, from the coding sequence ATGACCCGCCAGCCCGCCCATGACCAGGGCGGTCCGCGCCCGTACGACGCTGCCGGGCTCGGTGCCGAGCTGGCGGCGGTGGTCGCCGGTGCCCGCCGCAGGGCGGTGCGGGACGGTGACCGGCAGATCGACACCGCCCATCTGCTCCACTCGCTCCTGGAGTCCGATCCCGAGGTCCGTGCCGCCGTCGGCGACACCGCGCAGCTCGCCCGGCTGCTCGGCTACCTCGTGCAGCGCAGCATCGGCTACGGGCTGCGCTGGCAGAGCACGGTGGAGGACTCCGGCGCGATCGCCGTCGTACCCGACCCCGCCCTGTACGGCGGTGAGCCCAAGGACGCCGGGGCCTGGTCGCCGGCCGCGGCCGCCGCCATGGAGGACGCCCGCCGGCGCGCCCAGGAGCGTGGCGAGACCCTTGCCCGCGGCACCGACCTGCTCGCCGCGCTGGTCGTGGACCCGGGGTCCCGGGCGGTCGAGGTTCTCGAACGCGCCGGTGTCCCCGCCCACGTTCTGCGTACCCGGATCGAGGCCGGCGCGGGGGAGCACGCCGACGACGGGGCGGCCTGCTGA
- a CDS encoding EamA family transporter has translation MSERSQGSHGKGVGLGLALASALAFGGSGVAAKPLIEAGLAPLHVVWLRVAGAAVVMLPLAVRHRALLRRRPALLAGFGLLAVAGVQACYFAALSRIPVGVALLVEYLAPALVLGWVRFVQRRPVTRAAALGVVLAAGGLACVVQVWSGLSFDALGLLCALGAAVCQVGYFVLSDQGGEAGEQAPDPLGVIAYGLLVGAAVLTVVARPWTMRWSVLAGSAHLNGTAVPAVALLAWIVLVATVIAYITGVTSVRRLSPQVAGVVACLEAVIATVLAWVLLGEHLSAPQILGGAVVLVGAFIAQSSAPAKGSAEPVAAGGTEREPSARSTPA, from the coding sequence ATGTCTGAACGCAGTCAGGGCAGCCACGGCAAGGGCGTCGGGCTCGGTCTCGCGCTCGCCTCGGCGCTGGCCTTCGGCGGGTCCGGAGTGGCCGCCAAGCCGCTGATCGAAGCCGGACTCGCCCCGCTCCACGTGGTGTGGCTCCGGGTCGCGGGCGCCGCCGTGGTCATGTTGCCGCTCGCCGTGCGCCACCGCGCCCTGCTGCGCCGCCGCCCCGCGCTGCTCGCCGGGTTCGGACTGCTGGCCGTCGCGGGCGTCCAGGCCTGCTACTTCGCCGCGCTCTCGCGCATCCCGGTCGGCGTGGCGCTGCTCGTCGAGTACCTCGCGCCCGCGCTCGTGCTCGGCTGGGTGCGGTTCGTGCAGCGGCGGCCGGTGACGCGTGCGGCCGCGCTGGGCGTGGTGCTGGCGGCCGGGGGGCTCGCCTGCGTGGTGCAGGTGTGGTCGGGGCTGAGCTTCGACGCGCTCGGCCTGCTGTGCGCGCTCGGCGCCGCCGTCTGCCAGGTCGGTTACTTCGTCCTGTCCGACCAGGGCGGCGAGGCGGGCGAACAGGCGCCGGATCCGCTCGGTGTCATCGCCTACGGCCTGCTCGTCGGCGCAGCCGTGCTCACCGTCGTGGCCCGCCCCTGGACCATGCGCTGGTCGGTGCTGGCCGGCTCGGCGCACCTGAACGGCACCGCCGTACCGGCCGTCGCACTGCTGGCCTGGATCGTGCTCGTCGCCACGGTGATCGCCTACATCACCGGTGTGACATCCGTGCGGCGGCTGTCTCCCCAGGTCGCGGGCGTCGTCGCCTGTCTGGAGGCGGTCATAGCGACCGTCCTGGCCTGGGTGTTGCTCGGCGAGCACCTGTCCGCGCCGCAGATCCTCGGCGGCGCGGTCGTCCTCGTCGGCGCCTTCATCGCCCAGTCCTCGGCACCCGCCAAGGGCTCCGCCGAGCCGGTGGCCGCGGGCGGCACGGAGAGGGAGCCGTCCGCCCGGAGCACACCTGCCTGA
- a CDS encoding PhzF family phenazine biosynthesis protein: MRIRIVDAFTDRPFAGNPAGVLLLDDGFPDDDWLQNVALEVNHAETAFAHRLPEGGEADWALRWFTPVAEVAMCGHATLATAHVLHTTGAHEGTVRFATRSGVLVATPGADGWITLDFPTAPLTESEVPAGLAKALGAEPVVAYDTGPQVGDLLVELADERTVLGLAPDHKSLGTHSARGIIATARADDPSLGYDFVSRCFFPNVGIDEDPVTGSAHTALAPHWSPRLGRDDLTGLQASRRSGLVRTGLRGDRTLLTGRAVTVIEGELLA; this comes from the coding sequence ATGCGCATCCGAATCGTCGACGCCTTCACCGACCGCCCCTTCGCCGGCAACCCGGCCGGAGTCCTGCTCCTGGACGACGGTTTCCCGGACGACGACTGGCTCCAGAACGTCGCCCTGGAGGTCAACCACGCCGAGACGGCGTTCGCGCACCGGCTGCCCGAGGGCGGTGAGGCGGACTGGGCGCTGCGCTGGTTCACGCCCGTCGCCGAGGTCGCGATGTGCGGGCACGCCACGCTCGCCACGGCCCATGTCCTGCACACCACGGGCGCTCATGAGGGGACGGTGCGGTTCGCCACCCGCAGCGGTGTGCTCGTCGCGACTCCGGGTGCCGACGGCTGGATCACCCTGGACTTCCCGACCGCGCCGCTCACCGAGTCCGAGGTCCCGGCCGGCCTCGCCAAGGCCCTGGGCGCCGAACCGGTCGTCGCGTACGACACGGGCCCCCAGGTCGGCGACCTGCTGGTGGAGCTGGCCGACGAGCGGACGGTGCTCGGGCTCGCCCCCGACCACAAGTCGCTCGGCACCCACTCCGCACGCGGCATCATCGCCACGGCCCGCGCCGACGACCCGTCCCTCGGCTACGACTTCGTCTCCCGCTGTTTCTTCCCGAACGTCGGTATCGACGAGGACCCGGTCACCGGCAGCGCCCACACCGCGCTCGCCCCGCACTGGTCCCCGCGCCTGGGCCGGGACGACCTCACCGGTCTGCAGGCCTCCCGCCGCAGCGGGCTGGTCCGCACCGGACTGCGCGGCGACCGCACCCTGCTCACCGGCCGCGCGGTCACCGTGATCGAGGGCGAACTGCTCGCCTGA
- a CDS encoding SRPBCC family protein, with the protein MAEVSAEARIQAPAEKVWTQLTDWPAYGEWNATHTSFPGGGPETLAVGGTFQENMKLMGFPAEVDWTIEELEPARVFAIRGKGPMAVTVATRYTLTPDGDATTVRIDGEFTGAAVSLMAGKLKDSATAALNESLRKLGGLVG; encoded by the coding sequence ATGGCCGAAGTCAGCGCGGAGGCACGCATCCAGGCGCCGGCCGAGAAGGTGTGGACCCAGCTCACGGACTGGCCGGCCTACGGCGAGTGGAACGCGACCCACACCAGCTTTCCCGGGGGCGGCCCCGAGACCCTGGCGGTGGGCGGGACGTTCCAGGAGAACATGAAGCTGATGGGCTTCCCGGCGGAGGTCGACTGGACCATCGAGGAGCTGGAACCGGCCCGGGTGTTCGCCATCCGCGGCAAGGGTCCGATGGCGGTGACCGTGGCCACCCGCTACACGCTCACCCCCGACGGCGACGCCACGACGGTCCGCATCGACGGCGAGTTCACCGGGGCCGCGGTGTCACTGATGGCGGGCAAGCTCAAGGACTCGGCGACGGCCGCCCTGAACGAATCTCTGCGCAAGCTGGGCGGCCTGGTCGGCTGA
- a CDS encoding MerR family transcriptional regulator, giving the protein MRIGELAARAGLSKDTVRFYERIGLIEGRRLANGYRDFPPETVTWLHYVRTAQTLGFTLAEIARHGADLRDAPDNAGALSALLADKIRIIDERMAELARLRADLAARVGTGCPLRPADTAG; this is encoded by the coding sequence ATGCGCATCGGAGAGCTGGCCGCGCGAGCGGGACTGTCCAAGGACACCGTTCGCTTCTACGAGCGGATCGGGCTGATCGAGGGCCGGCGTCTGGCCAACGGCTACCGTGACTTCCCGCCCGAGACGGTGACCTGGCTGCACTACGTCCGCACGGCGCAGACCCTCGGCTTCACGCTCGCCGAGATCGCCCGGCACGGCGCCGACCTGCGCGACGCCCCCGACAACGCCGGGGCGCTGTCCGCGTTGCTCGCGGACAAGATCCGGATCATCGACGAGCGCATGGCAGAACTGGCGCGCCTGCGGGCCGACCTCGCCGCCCGCGTCGGCACCGGCTGCCCCCTGCGGCCGGCCGACACGGCCGGCTGA
- a CDS encoding GNAT family N-acetyltransferase, which yields MASSWTGERVRLRAIEPDDWAAFTHFADDDGRPGSRPALPRSAESYRAWAKEQAVAKGDGDRFRLAVETTARGELVGTVGSHRTGSRSGWFEFDVTIGADHRRKGYATEAVVLLLRFMFAERRYHKCLAVVLAHNEASLALFGRLGFTEEGRLREHVFLAGRHHDLVMMGMLADEFDRRHTISAP from the coding sequence ATGGCATCGTCCTGGACTGGTGAACGCGTACGCCTACGCGCAATCGAGCCCGACGACTGGGCAGCGTTCACGCACTTCGCCGACGATGACGGGCGGCCGGGGAGCCGGCCGGCTCTGCCGCGGTCCGCCGAGAGCTACCGTGCCTGGGCGAAGGAGCAAGCCGTTGCCAAGGGCGATGGCGACCGCTTCCGGTTGGCAGTCGAAACGACGGCCAGGGGAGAGCTGGTGGGCACAGTCGGCTCACATCGCACCGGCTCTCGTTCGGGCTGGTTCGAGTTCGATGTCACGATCGGCGCCGACCATCGGCGCAAGGGCTACGCGACAGAAGCCGTGGTGCTGCTGCTGCGCTTCATGTTCGCCGAGCGGCGCTATCACAAATGCCTGGCAGTGGTCCTCGCCCACAACGAGGCATCGCTGGCACTCTTCGGCCGGCTCGGCTTCACCGAGGAGGGGCGCCTTCGGGAACACGTTTTCCTCGCCGGCCGGCACCACGACCTCGTCATGATGGGCATGCTGGCCGACGAGTTCGACCGGCGACACACGATCAGCGCACCATGA
- a CDS encoding CPBP family intramembrane glutamic endopeptidase encodes MHVEAEPVAESYPRERFSRRIFRDETLLVLGLSLGASGVSALISFVGSVTKPGGLKDQAATLNASAAPGRPWLDLAWQLFGIASALVPVALVAHLLLREGEGLRTLGFDRTRPWPDLGRGAGIAAVIGSTGIAFYLAARGLGFNLTVVPEALPGVWWKYPVLILSALQNAILEEVIVVGYLLRRLGQLGWTPGTALVASAVLRGSYHLYQGVGGFLGNMVMGVVFVWLYRRWGRVGPLVVAHSLLDIGAFVGYALLAGKVGWLPTA; translated from the coding sequence GTGCACGTGGAGGCGGAGCCGGTGGCCGAGTCGTACCCCAGGGAGCGGTTCTCGCGACGGATCTTCCGGGACGAGACACTGCTCGTCCTGGGGCTCTCGCTCGGGGCGAGCGGCGTGTCCGCGCTGATCAGCTTTGTCGGGTCGGTCACCAAGCCCGGCGGGCTCAAGGACCAGGCGGCCACTCTCAACGCCTCGGCCGCGCCCGGCCGCCCCTGGCTCGACCTCGCCTGGCAGCTCTTCGGCATCGCCTCCGCGCTGGTCCCCGTGGCCCTGGTGGCCCACCTGCTGCTGCGCGAGGGCGAGGGCCTGCGGACGCTGGGCTTCGACCGCACCCGTCCCTGGCCCGACCTCGGCCGGGGCGCGGGGATCGCGGCCGTGATCGGCAGCACCGGCATCGCCTTCTACCTGGCCGCCCGCGGCCTCGGCTTCAACCTCACCGTGGTGCCCGAGGCGCTGCCCGGCGTGTGGTGGAAGTACCCCGTGCTGATCCTGTCCGCGCTGCAGAACGCGATCCTCGAAGAGGTCATCGTCGTCGGCTATCTGCTGCGCAGGCTGGGGCAGTTGGGCTGGACCCCGGGGACCGCACTGGTGGCCAGCGCGGTCCTGCGCGGTTCGTACCACCTCTACCAGGGCGTCGGCGGCTTCCTCGGCAACATGGTCATGGGTGTGGTCTTCGTCTGGCTCTACCGCCGCTGGGGCCGGGTGGGGCCCCTGGTCGTCGCGCACTCCCTGCTCGACATCGGCGCGTTCGTGGGCTACGCGCTGCTCGCGGGCAAGGTGGGCTGGCTGCCGACGGCCTGA
- a CDS encoding DUF5999 family protein, whose translation MCQHQPPCPPAESADRESARLVAHHPEQGWSLLCNGVLLFEDTGELLPDGRVIAPHRPPGADHVMTAA comes from the coding sequence ATGTGCCAGCACCAGCCGCCGTGTCCGCCAGCCGAGTCCGCCGACCGGGAGTCCGCCCGCCTCGTGGCGCACCATCCGGAGCAGGGCTGGAGTCTGCTGTGCAACGGCGTCCTGCTCTTCGAGGACACCGGTGAGCTTCTGCCCGACGGCCGCGTCATCGCCCCGCACCGCCCGCCCGGTGCGGACCACGTGATGACCGCAGCCTGA
- a CDS encoding cytochrome P450, with protein sequence MNEPPRLPGGGFAAWSRDRLGVARRGADECGDVWQLESGVYVAATAEPCEAVLRRAQDFPKAPSPLFPPLKRSSGAPTPEERAHAHAARMRGLRAQAVAARIGEIAPRTARCADQWPTGQDVEILPLVRHALAEIGVHYLFSEDAPALLPFASQLFLAREVLVRPSRWAWPRWIPTPARRFRTRQQAAFTDALRPVVRRRRSSGRLGDDVLGQMLRPSSHYGPLPEEAVLDTLPGITVATFETPSRAAGWILLALARYPQAADRVAAEAALLPADPAATTSAHLDSLQYTQALVREVLRLHPPSWLLTRRVARRTQLAGYTVDAGSTVLVCPYTAHRDAREHSDPDQFRPERWLGDADSPAKPGVFLSFGTGPHGCEGAALAMAMLTLLTAQTARRYHLSEPPGPEPSYQVATFEGLATVGLRLRATLRSREQSRFQ encoded by the coding sequence ATGAATGAGCCGCCGCGGTTGCCCGGAGGCGGCTTCGCGGCCTGGAGCCGCGACCGGCTGGGAGTGGCGCGCCGTGGCGCTGACGAGTGTGGGGACGTCTGGCAGCTGGAATCGGGTGTCTACGTAGCCGCGACGGCCGAGCCGTGTGAAGCGGTCCTGCGCCGCGCGCAGGACTTCCCCAAGGCACCCTCGCCTCTCTTCCCGCCGTTGAAGCGGTCGAGCGGAGCGCCGACGCCCGAGGAGCGTGCGCACGCTCACGCCGCCCGCATGCGCGGACTGCGCGCGCAGGCGGTCGCAGCCCGGATCGGTGAGATCGCGCCCAGGACCGCTCGATGTGCCGACCAGTGGCCCACGGGCCAGGACGTCGAGATTCTGCCCCTGGTCCGGCACGCCCTGGCAGAGATCGGCGTGCACTACCTCTTCTCCGAGGACGCTCCCGCCCTGCTGCCCTTTGCCTCACAGCTCTTCCTGGCCCGGGAGGTGCTCGTACGCCCCTCGCGCTGGGCATGGCCGCGCTGGATCCCCACACCGGCACGGCGGTTCCGCACACGGCAGCAAGCGGCCTTCACCGACGCTCTGCGGCCCGTCGTCCGCCGACGCCGTTCATCGGGCCGGCTCGGTGACGACGTGCTGGGACAGATGCTCCGGCCCTCCTCCCACTACGGCCCGCTGCCGGAAGAGGCCGTCCTCGACACTCTGCCCGGAATCACCGTCGCGACCTTCGAGACACCTTCCCGGGCAGCCGGATGGATCCTGCTCGCCCTGGCCCGGTACCCCCAGGCAGCGGACCGGGTCGCGGCCGAAGCCGCCTTGCTGCCCGCGGACCCGGCCGCGACGACCAGCGCCCACCTCGACAGCCTGCAATACACCCAGGCACTGGTACGCGAGGTGCTCCGACTGCACCCCCCGAGCTGGCTGCTGACCCGGCGCGTCGCGCGACGGACTCAGCTCGCCGGCTACACCGTCGACGCCGGGTCCACCGTTCTCGTCTGCCCCTACACCGCCCACCGCGACGCACGGGAACACTCCGACCCGGACCAGTTCCGGCCCGAGCGCTGGCTCGGTGATGCGGACTCGCCTGCGAAACCCGGGGTCTTCCTCTCCTTCGGTACCGGGCCGCACGGCTGCGAGGGAGCCGCTCTGGCCATGGCGATGCTGACGCTCCTGACTGCGCAGACCGCCCGTCGCTACCACTTGAGCGAGCCGCCCGGACCGGAACCCAGCTACCAGGTCGCCACCTTCGAAGGTCTCGCGACGGTCGGCTTGCGCCTGCGTGCCACCTTGCGCAGCCGAGAGCAGTCCCGCTTCCAGTGA
- a CDS encoding pyridoxamine 5'-phosphate oxidase family protein has protein sequence MQGTQETPPRPDAYAPTDRTVPTRSADRASYDRELVHAILDEGYVCHLGFVRDGAPVVLPTLYGRVGERLYVHGSTGSRPLRMTGEADPGLAVCLTVTHVDGLVLARSAFHHSINYRSVVVHGIAHQVTDPEERRLALDALVDHVVPGRAADSRPANKKELAATAVIRLDLDEVSAKVRTGGASDEPEDLSLPHWAGVVPLRKGYDAPVANADLAPGIGLPDYLAAR, from the coding sequence ATGCAGGGAACCCAGGAGACACCGCCGCGGCCCGACGCTTACGCCCCGACCGACCGCACCGTGCCCACCCGGTCCGCCGACCGGGCCTCCTACGACCGGGAGCTGGTGCACGCGATACTCGACGAGGGCTACGTCTGTCACCTCGGCTTCGTCCGCGACGGCGCCCCGGTGGTGCTGCCGACGCTGTACGGCCGGGTCGGCGAGCGGCTGTACGTCCACGGGTCCACCGGTTCGCGCCCGCTGCGGATGACCGGCGAGGCGGACCCGGGCCTCGCGGTGTGCCTGACGGTCACCCATGTCGACGGGCTGGTGCTGGCCCGCTCCGCCTTCCACCACTCGATCAACTACCGCTCCGTGGTGGTGCACGGCATCGCCCACCAGGTCACCGACCCCGAGGAGCGGCGGCTGGCCCTGGACGCGCTGGTGGACCATGTCGTACCGGGCCGGGCCGCCGACTCCCGGCCCGCGAACAAGAAGGAGCTGGCCGCCACCGCCGTCATCCGCCTCGACCTGGACGAGGTCTCCGCCAAGGTGCGCACCGGCGGCGCGAGCGACGAGCCCGAGGACCTGTCCCTGCCGCACTGGGCCGGGGTCGTCCCGCTCCGCAAGGGCTACGACGCCCCCGTCGCCAACGCGGACCTGGCGCCCGGCATCGGACTCCCGGACTACCTGGCAGCCCGGTGA
- a CDS encoding glutamate--cysteine ligase translates to MGEKVVAGRFDLSDRQHYREKLRKCLAGLERLLVEKRFDRPKNLMGVEIELNLAGPDGMPKMLNGQVLERIASRDFQTELAMFNLEVNIAPHRLGGRVFDRLAEELRTSLAYADRKAGEVDAGIVMIGILPTLDPDDLVSANLSEADRYTLLNDQIVAARGEDFRLDIEGVEHLVRTSKSIAPEAACTSVQLHLQVTPARFADVWNAAQVASAAQIAVGANSPFLFGHELWRESRPPLFLQATDTRPPELQAQGVRPRIWFGERWISSAYDLFEENLRFFPPLLPICDEEDPLEVLDAGGVPRLAELVLHNGTVYRWNRPVYDIADGVAHLRVENRVLPAGPTVTDVIANAAFYYGLVRALAEEARPVWTRLPFQAAEANFDAACRHGIDARFVWPRRGRYGGTGEVDAVILVRDELLPLASAGLDAWGVEAADRDLYLGVIEERCRRRVNGASWQAATFHRALEQGLGREAALAATTRRYAELMHGGEPVHTWPVGLPEPVPLG, encoded by the coding sequence ATGGGGGAGAAGGTCGTGGCAGGGCGGTTCGATCTGTCCGATCGCCAGCACTACCGCGAAAAGCTCCGGAAGTGCCTGGCGGGACTGGAGCGGCTGCTGGTCGAGAAGCGCTTCGATCGCCCGAAGAACCTCATGGGGGTGGAGATCGAATTGAATCTGGCCGGCCCCGACGGCATGCCGAAAATGTTGAACGGGCAGGTTCTCGAGCGCATCGCGAGCCGCGATTTCCAAACAGAACTCGCCATGTTCAATCTGGAGGTGAACATAGCCCCACACCGGCTGGGCGGCCGGGTATTCGACCGGCTCGCCGAGGAGCTGCGCACCTCGCTGGCGTATGCCGACCGGAAAGCCGGCGAGGTGGACGCCGGGATCGTGATGATCGGTATTCTTCCCACGCTCGACCCCGATGACCTGGTCTCCGCCAACCTCTCCGAGGCGGACCGCTACACCCTGCTCAACGATCAGATCGTGGCGGCCCGCGGCGAGGACTTCCGCCTCGACATCGAGGGGGTGGAGCATCTGGTCCGCACCTCGAAGTCGATCGCCCCCGAGGCCGCGTGCACCTCCGTACAGCTGCACCTCCAGGTGACCCCGGCCCGCTTCGCCGACGTGTGGAACGCGGCACAGGTGGCGTCCGCCGCCCAGATCGCCGTCGGCGCCAACTCGCCCTTCCTGTTCGGTCACGAGCTGTGGCGCGAATCCCGTCCTCCGCTGTTCCTGCAGGCCACCGACACCCGCCCGCCGGAGCTCCAGGCCCAGGGGGTGCGGCCGCGCATCTGGTTCGGCGAGCGCTGGATCTCCTCCGCGTACGACCTGTTCGAGGAGAACCTGCGCTTCTTCCCGCCCCTGCTGCCGATCTGCGACGAGGAGGATCCGCTGGAGGTCCTCGATGCCGGCGGTGTGCCCAGGCTCGCCGAACTCGTCCTGCACAACGGCACGGTGTACCGCTGGAACCGGCCCGTCTACGACATCGCGGACGGCGTTGCGCACCTGCGCGTGGAGAACCGGGTGCTGCCGGCCGGGCCGACCGTCACCGACGTGATCGCCAACGCGGCCTTCTACTACGGCCTGGTGCGTGCGCTGGCCGAGGAGGCGCGCCCGGTGTGGACCCGGCTGCCCTTCCAGGCGGCCGAGGCCAACTTCGACGCGGCCTGCCGCCACGGCATCGACGCGCGGTTCGTCTGGCCGCGGCGCGGACGCTACGGCGGCACCGGCGAGGTCGACGCGGTCATCCTGGTCCGCGACGAGCTGCTGCCACTGGCCTCGGCGGGCCTGGACGCGTGGGGCGTGGAGGCCGCCGACCGGGACCTGTACCTGGGCGTCATCGAGGAGCGGTGCCGACGACGGGTCAACGGCGCGTCCTGGCAGGCGGCCACCTTCCACAGGGCCCTGGAGCAGGGCCTCGGCCGCGAGGCGGCGCTGGCGGCGACGACCCGGCGCTATGCCGAGCTGATGCACGGGGGTGAGCCGGTGCACACCTGGCCGGTGGGGCTGCCCGAACCGGTGCCGCTCGGCTGA